One window from the genome of Epinephelus fuscoguttatus linkage group LG3, E.fuscoguttatus.final_Chr_v1 encodes:
- the LOC125886583 gene encoding uncharacterized protein LOC125886583 produces the protein MERFMGLWRGILYHVTGRHEWAFGRCLHEQLNDEDREKEWIQKDSPAYMALIGVVLNKKWLKDVPKFLNFRYRRCTCPESTVYVDTWNRTISDLETFHNHILMYAGKRFAFSSAVYEARTLLAALDYNHHNTRPPMLTKEGNRVYQKIYNKKSSRSSLYTIKSHKSYSYIPDLQRAITRRRLMSGKGVPRKRTSREEDTGRFGLLPPVEPPTTEELLQSQVSRGKILL, from the exons ATGGAACGGTTCATG GGCCTATGGCGAGGTATTCTTTACCATGTGACCGGCCGTCATGAGTGGGCTTTTGGGAGGTGCCTTCATGAGCAACTGAATGATGAAGACCGTGAAAAGGAGTGGATCCAAAAAGATTCACCTGCATACATGGCACTCATTGGAGTTGTCCTAAACAAAAAGTGGCTAAAAGATGTCCCCAAATTTTTGAACTTTCGGTACAGGAGATGCACTTGTCCAGAAAGCACTGTGTATGTGGACACTTGGAACAG GACGATATCTGACCTTGAGACCTTCCACAATCATATTCTAATGTATGCAGGCAAACGCTTTGCCTTCTCTTCGGCTGTGTATGAAGCCAGAACTTTGCTTGCTGCATTAGACTACAACCACCACAACACCAGACCACCAATGTTGACCAAAGAAGGCAACAGAGT ATACCAgaaaatttacaataaaaagtCGAGTAGATCCAGCCTTTACACCATCAAGAGCCACAAATCATACAGCTACATCCCTGATCTACAAAGGGCAATCACACGCAGACGTTTGATGTCAGGGAAGGGAGTGCCACGAAAGAGGACCAGCAGGGAGGAAGATACTGGAAGATTTGGCCTCCTCCCACCTGTGGAGCCACCAACAACAGAGGAGTTGCTTCAGAGCCAGGTCTCCAGAGGAAag ATTCTCCTCTGA